One genomic window of Punica granatum isolate Tunisia-2019 chromosome 1, ASM765513v2, whole genome shotgun sequence includes the following:
- the LOC116209057 gene encoding uncharacterized protein LOC116209057, producing MNFQEDNARIMKMSDINEQMIAPNSGGHGHGQGQGQHGAQHHRPNTEGLPMQSSPYVKYTDLEDYKRKGYGTEGHLEPKPIQGGSGTDAPTVSGNGPPEGEAFIPRAARRNL from the coding sequence ATGAACTTTCAGGAAGACAACGCAAGGATAATGAAAATGTCCGACATCAATGAGCAGATGATCGCACCAAATAGCGGAGGCCATGGACATGGACAGGGACAAGGACAGCATGGGGCACAGCATCACAGGCCCAACACCGAAGGCCTGCCGATGCAGAGCAGCCCATACGTGAAGTACACCGACTTGGAAGACTACAAGCGCAAGGGCTACGGCACTGAGGGCCACCTCGAGCCCAAGCCCATCCAGGGAGGCAGCGGCACCGATGCCCCCACGGTCTCTGGCAATGGCCCCCCAGAGGGTGAAGCCTTCATCCCTCGAGCAGCTAGAAGGAACCTGTGA
- the LOC116192099 gene encoding probable inorganic phosphate transporter 1-9 isoform X1 codes for MPPLKVLSALDSARTQYYHFKAIIIAGMGLFTDAYDLFCIPPIMILIGRIHYEDQPDKFEIPPAVISAMVAVALLGTAIGQVVFGYLGDRIGRRRVYGLSLMLMSLSSLGCGFSVCRSRVCVLGSLGFFRFLLGLGIGGDYPLSATIMSEFANKMTRGAFIAAVFSMQGFGILASSVVTMIVCKAFDRASGADAADPTPQSADIAWRVILMLGAIPAALTCYWRMMMPETARYTALVEQNVLQAAKDMEKVLDVSLSQIAEDHPIPPLAPPSYPLLSRQFFRRHGQDLLSCAITWFLLDIVFYSSNLFQSKIYKRFIPDKFKVNAFEAALEVAKLQAIVAAYSTIPGYWAAVFFIDRVGRVKIQMMGFLFMAAVYFAIGIPYYSHWDHHTDRGFMFLYGLTFFFANLGPNTTTFIVPAELFPARFRSTCHGLSGAAGKLGAMVGSVGFLWASHKKKEEGYPKAIGMMVSLVILGGVCIVGAVITYLFTPETKGRSLEENENDDEEATEMSLLRCSRSHNSTTRPGSNHCSEVAAASSA; via the exons ATGCCGCCGCTAAAAGTCCTTTCTGCTCTCGACTCGGCGAGGACACAGTACTACCACTTCAAGGCCATCATCATCGCAGGAATGGGGCTCTTCACCGACGCGTACGACCTCTTCTGCATTCCCCCGATCATGATCCTCATCGGCCGCATCCACTACGAGGACCAGCCCGACAAGTTTGAGATTCCCCCAGCCGTCATCTCCGCCATG GTGGCAGTGGCGCTTCTGGGCACAGCCATCGGCCAGGTCGTGTTCGGCTATCTCGGTGACCGGATCGGGAGGCGGCGCGTGTACGGCCTCTCCCTGATGCTCATGTCGCTGAGCTCGCTTGGATGCGGGTTCTCAGTCTGCAGGTCACGTGTCTGCGTCCTCGGCAGCCTCGGGTTCTTCCGATTCCTGCTCGGCCTCGGGATCGGCGGGGACTACCCGCTCTCAGCCACAATCATGTCGGAGTTTGCGAACAAGATGACACGCGGCGCCTTCATAGCGGCCGTGTTCTCAATGCAAGGTTTCGGGATCCTGGCGAGCTCGGTCGTGACAATGATAGTGTGCAAAGCTTTTGATAGGGCGTCGGGTGCGGATGCCGCAGACCCGACTCCGCAGTCGGCGGACATCGCTTGGCGGGTCATATTGATGCTGGGGGCGATTCCGGCGGCCCTCACGTGCTACTGGCGCATGATGATGCCGGAGACTGCAAG GTACACCGCTCTAGTGGAACAGAACGTGCTCCAAGCTGCTAAGGACATGGAGAAGGTGCTAGATGTGTCGCTAAGTCAGATCGCGGAGGATCATCCAATCCCGCCCCTAGCGCCACCTTCGTACCCCCTCCTGTCGAGACAGTTCTTCCGCCGCCACGGGCAGGACCTGCTATCCTGCGCCATCACGTGGTTCCTGCTTGATATCGTCTTCTACAGCAGCAACCTCTTCCAGTCGAAAATCTACAAGCGCTTCATCCCCGATAAATTCAAGGTCAATGCCTTCGAGGCTGCCTTAGAGGTCGCCAAGCTCCAGGCCATTGTAGCTGCGTACTCAACCATCCCGG GCTACTGGGCTGCTGTCTTCTTCATTGATCGGGTGGGTCGGGTGAAGATCCAAATGATGGGGTTCTTGTTCATGGCGGCCGTCTACTTTGCCATCGGCATCCCATACTACAGCCACTGGGACCACCACACTGATCGTGGCTTCATGTTCTTGTATGGGCTCACCTTCTTCTTTGCCAACTTGGGCCCCAACACAACCACTTTCATTGTCCCTGCTGAGCTCTTCCCTGCCCGGTTCCGCTCCACCTGCCACGGCCTCTCTGGAGCTGCCGGCAAGCTAGGCGCCATGGTTGGGTCGGTAGGGTTCCTCTGGGCTTCTCACAAAAAGAAGGAGGAAGGCTACCCCAAGGCAATTGGCATGATGGTCTCGTTGGTGATCCTAGGCGGGGTCTGCATAGTGGGGGCAGTGATCACTTACTTGTTCACCCCGGAGACAAAAGGCCGGTCACTCGAGGAAAACGAGAACGATGATGAAGAGGCAACTGAAATGAGTCTACTAAGGTGCTCCAGAAGTCATAACAGTACTACTCGGCCAGGCTCTAACCATTGTAGTGAAGTCGCTGCAGCTAGCAGTGCCTAA
- the LOC116209051 gene encoding protein PLASTID MOVEMENT IMPAIRED 1 — protein sequence MASEYSAGKRNSSSNTQLLQELEALSQTLYQSHTASTNRRTASLALPRTSVPAISGPDDEITASKKTEERPGTRPRSRRMSISPWRSRSKLEDPAPEQPVQVPGQAKFDVKDDQPASSGSGEKKGIWNWKPIRALSHIGMQKMSCLFSVEVVTAQALPASMNGLRLSVCVRKKETKEGAVHTMPSRVSQGAADFEETLFVKCHVYCSPGGGKQLKFEPRPFWIYLFAVDAEELDFGRSSADLTQLIQESIEKSYEGTRVRQWDMSFNLSGKAKGGELVVKLGFQIMEKDGGSGIYNQAAASKIDRSKTFSSSFGRKQSKTSFSIPSPRMQSRSEAWTPSQNRGMTTDIHGMDDLNLDEPAPPVASTSSSVQKSEEPESKNEELDLPDFEVVDKGVEVQDKEQVEGAESEDNAEGRSASSEVVKEVVHDQVHLTRLTELDSIAQQIKALESMIAEDKDMKTEEETESQRLDAEEETVTREFLQMLEEEERNEYKFYQPEIPPLQLEGADYENDPSAGADSKIYLPDLGKGLGCVVQTRNGGYLVAANPLDTEVLRKDTPKLAMQISKPLVVPSTDSASGFELFQRLAAIGIDELSSQFFSLMPIDELMGKTAEQIAFEGIASAIIQGRNKEGASSSAARTVAAVKTIATAMITGRKDRISTGIWNLNEDPITVEEILAHSMQRIETMAVEALNIQADMGEEAPFDVSPLRGKDQRHPLSSAVPLEDWIKNNTTAPTITIAVIVQLRDPLRRYEAVGGPIIALIHAAQAETKPDRHSRKESEYKIMSLHIGGLMERTGGKRSAWDSEKQRLTAMQWLVAYGLGKAGKNVKPAAKMKGQDLLWSISSRVMADMWLKSMRNPDVKFGK from the coding sequence ATGGCATCGGAGTACTCAGCGGGGAAAAGAAACTCTAGCTCCAACACCCAGCTTCTCCAAGAGCTGGAGGCCCTGAGCCAGACCCTCTACCAGTCCCACACTGCCTCCACGAACCGCCGGACGGCCTCCCTTGCTCTCCCACGCACCTCGGTCCCTGCCATCTCGGGCCCTGATGATGAGATCACTGCCAGTAAAAAGACTGAAGAGAGGCCTGGCACAAGACCTCGCTCGAGGCGTATGTCCATATCCCCTTGGCGTTCGCGGTCAAAGCTGGAGGATCCTGCCCCCGAGCAGCCGGTTCAGGTTCCGGGTCAGGCAAAGTTTGATGTGAAGGACGATCAGCCAGCTTCTTCTGGTTCTGGAGAGAAGAAGGGGATTTGGAACTGGAAGCCTATCAGAGCACTTTCCCACATAGGGATGCAGAAGATGAGCTGCTTGTTCTCTGTCGAGGTCGTGACCGCCCAGGCCCTGCCCGCTTCCATGAACGGGCTTCGCTTGTCGGTATGTGTCCGTAAGAAGGAAACCAAGGAGGGGGCCGTCCACACTATGCCTTCCAGGGTCTCGCAGGGAGCTGCAGATTTTGAGGAGACATTGTTTGTCAAGTGTCACGTCTACTGCAGTCCCGGGGGTGGGAAGCAGCTCAAGTTCGAACCTCGCCCATTCTGGATATACTTATTCGCAGTGGATGCAGAAGAGCTCGATTTCGGCAGAAGTTCGGCGGACCTGACTCAGCTGATTCAGGAGTCCATCGAGAAGAGCTACGAGGGTACACGGGTTAGGCAATGGGACATGAGCTTTAACCTCTCGGGCAAGGCCAAGGGGGGTGAACTCGTAGTCAAATTGGGCTTTCAGATCATGGAGAAAGATGGAGGGAGTGGAATCTATAATCAAGCTGCGGCATCAAAGATCGACAGGTCGAAGACTTTCTCGTCTTCTTTCGGCCGTAAGCAGTCAAAGACTTCATTTAGTATTCCGAGCCCGAGGATGCAGAGCAGGTCAGAAGCTTGGACTCCTTCACAGAATAGAGGGATGACAACAGATATTCATGGAATGGATGACCTAAACCTCGACGAGCCCGCCCCACCGGTTGCTTCGACTTCTTCATCAGTTCAAAAGTCGGAAGAACCTGAGTCGAAGAATGAAGAACTTGACCTGCCCGACTTTGAAGTCGTGGACAAGGGAGTCGAGGTGCAGGACAAAGAACAGGTCGAGGGGGCAGAATCAGAAGACAATGCAGAGGGAAGGTCGGCTTCGAGTGAGGTCGTCAAGGAAGTTGTCCACGATCAGGTCCACCTTACAAGGTTGACGGAGCTCGACTCCATTGCCCAACAGATAAAGGCGCTTGAATCCATGATCGCGGAGGACAAGGACATGAAAACAGAGGAAGAAACGGAATCTCAGAGACTGGATGCCGAGGAAGAGACAGTGACGAGGGAGTTCCTTCAAATGctcgaggaagaagaaagaaatgaatACAAGTTCTATCAGCCTGAGATACCTCCTCTGCAGCTCGAAGGAGCAGATTACGAGAACGATCCTTCTGCAGGAGCTGATTCAAAGATATATCTGCCTGACCTCGGGAAGGGCTTGGGGTGCGTGGTTCAAACGAGAAATGGAGGTTATTTAGTTGCCGCGAACCCTCTCGACACAGAGGTCTTGAGAAAAGATACTCCAAAGTTGGCGATGCAGATATCAAAGCCATTGGTCGTTCCATCGACCGATTCTGCAAGCGGATTCGAGTTGTTCCAGAGATTGGCAGCTATCGGAATTGATGAACTCAGCTCCCAATTTTTCAGCTTAATGCCTATCGATGAGCTCATGGGAAAAACAGCTGAACAAATAGCCTTCGAGGGGATTGCTTCGGCGATCATACAAGGGAGGAACAAAGAAGGTGCCAGCTCCAGTGCTGCCCGTACGGTCGCAGCAGTGAAGACCATCGCCACTGCCATGATCACTGGGAGGAAGGATAGGATCTCGACGGGCATTTGGAACTTGAATGAGGATCCAATCACAGTTGAGGAGATCCTTGCCCACTCAATGCAGAGGATCGAAACCATGGCAGTTGAAGCTCTGAATATACAAGCAGATATGGGAGAAGAAGCGCCATTCGATGTTTCTCCTCTCCGTGGTAAGGATCAGCGCCATCCTCTGTCCTCTGCAGTCCCACTTGAGGACTGGATCAAGAATAACACCACAGCCCCGACAATCACGATTGCGGTGATTGTCCAACTGCGTGACCCGCTGAGGCGTTACGAGGCAGTAGGCGGGCCCATCATAGCGCTGATTCATGCAGCACAAGCAGAGACCAAACCGGACAGGCACAGTCGAAAAGAGAGTGAGTACAAGATCATGAGCTTGCACATAGGGGGTTTAATGGAGAGGACGGGAGGGAAGAGAAGTGCCTGGGACAGTGAGAAACAGAGGCTGACTGCGATGCAGTGGCTTGTGGCTTATGGGCTCGGAAAGGCTGGGAAGAATGTAAAGCCCGCAGCTAAGATGAAGGGCCAGGACCTGCTGTGGAGCATTTCGTCGAGAGTGATGGCGGATATGTGGCTCAAATCAATGAGGAATCCCGATGTGAAATTCGGAAAgtaa
- the LOC116192279 gene encoding protein CUP-SHAPED COTYLEDON 3-like, which produces MLGPMMEDVLSEISEEIMNEKGGLPPGFRFHPTDEELITFYLASKVFNGSFCGIQIAEVDLNRCEPWELPDGAKMGEREWYFFSLRDRKYPTGLRTNRATGAGYWKATGKDREVHSASSGALLGMKKTLVFYRGRAPRGEKTKWVMHEYRLEGEFSCRHTGKEEWVICRIFHKTMDKKLNTHFPEGQSCINMIVPHQHLLDNYNLFETKSILNPNPAPLFFSNQDLIPAKDKAAPVPKQHCKAETDDYNSIILPQFHHHQLFLPDLVASGNDRFHQNDSTNNHQILQNPNFLIFDMGCYYDGVTTSDNLRERPACNCCCSSSSSAMDSALIGSSWPLLDA; this is translated from the exons ATGTTGGGACCAATGATGGAAGATGTTTTAAGTGAGATATCGGAGGAGATTATGAACGAGAAAGGTGGGTTACCGCCGGGGTTTCGCTTCCACCCCACCGACGAGGAGCTCATCACTTTCTACTTAGCTTCCAAGGTCTTCAATGGCAGCTTTTGTGGCATTCAGATCGCTGAGGTCGACCTCAACCGTTGCGAGCCCTGGGAGCTTCCCG ACGGGGCGAAGATGGGGGAGAGGGAATGGTACTTCTTCAGCTTGAGGGACAGGAAGTACCCGACGGGGCTGAGGACGAACAGGGCCACCGGGGCAGGTTATTGGAAAGCCACAGGCAAGGACCGGGAAGTACACAGCGCCTCGAGCGGGGCACTTCTCGGAATGAAGAAAACCCTAGTCTTCTACCGAGGGAGGGCTCCCCGGGGTGAAAAGACCAAGTGGGTCATGCACGAGTACCGCCTTGAGGGAGAGTTCTCCTGCCGGCACACCGGCAAG GAGGAATGGGTGATCTGCAGGATATTCCATAAAACCATGGACAAGAAATTAAATACCCATTTTCCCGAAGGCCAAAGTTGCATCAACATGATTGTCCCTCATCAGCACCTCCTAGACAATTACAATCTGTTTGAGACCAAGTCGATTTTAAACCCTAACCCTGCACCCCTCTTCTTCTCAAACCAGGATCTTATCCCTGCCAAAGACAAGGCTGCCCCTGTACCCAAGCAGCACTGCAAGGCCGAGACCGACGATTACAACAGTATAATACTTCCTCAGTTCCATCATCATCAGCTTTTCCTCCCTGATCTTGTTGCCTCCGGCAATGATCGTTTTCATCAAAACGATAGTACTAACAACCATCAGATTCTTCAAAACCCTAACTTCTTGATCTTCGATATGGGCTGCTATTATGATGGTGTCACCACGAGCGATAATCTTCGTGAGAGGCCTGCCTGCAATTGttgttgttcttcttcttcttcagccaTGGACAGTGCATTGATTGGATCTTCTTGGCCATTGTTAGACGCTTGA
- the LOC116192465 gene encoding cysteine protease XCP2 isoform X1, whose translation MASFRSSWSTALLFLLSLVTVSVLAVSAVDRDFSIVGYAPEDLKSIDRLIELFESWMAKHGKSYESFEEKLHRFEVFKENLKHIDETNKKITNYWLSLNEFADLTHEEFKKMYLGLKKVDLSERRQSSEEEFTYRGFVDLPKSVDWRKKGAVTPVKNQGSCGSCWAFSTVAAVEGINQIVTGNLTSLSEQELIDCDTTYNNGCNGGLMDYAFAYIIKNNGLHKEEDYPYIMEEGTCGMTKVHIYEDEAEVVTITGYGDVPANNEQSLLKALANQPLSVAIEASGRDFQFYSGGVFDGHCGNELDHGVAAVGYGSTKGMDYIIVKNSWGSKWGEKGYIRMKRNTGKPEGLCGINKMASYPTKAK comes from the exons ATGGCTTCCTTTCGGTCGTCGTGGTCCACCGCATTGCTTTTCCTCCTGTCCCTGGTCACGGTGTCCGTCCTCGCAGTCTCGGCAGTGGACCGTGACTTCTCCATTGTAGGCTACGCCCCCGAGGACTTGAAGTCGATAGACAGGCTGATCGAGCTGTTCGAGTCGTGGATGGCCAAGCACGGGAAGAGCTACGAGAGCTTTGAGGAGAAGCTGCACCGGTTCGAGGTGTTCAAGGAGAACCTGAAGCACATCGATGAGACCAACAAGAAGATCACCAACTACTGGCTCAGCCTCAATGAGTTTGCCGACCTGACCCACGAGGAGTTCAAGAAGATGTACTTGGGGCTGAAAAAGGTCGACTTGTCTGAGAGGAGGCAGTCCTCCGAGGAAGAGTTCACTTACAGGGGCTTCGTGGACTTGCCCAAGTCCGTCGACTGGAGGAAGAAGGGAGCCGTTACTCCCGTCAAGAACCAGGGCTCTTGCG GGAGTTGCTGGGCATTTTCGACGGTGGCAGCGGTTGAGGGCATAAACCAGATAGTCACCGGGAACCTGACCTCGCTGTCTGAGCAAGAGCTGATCGACTGTGACACAACGTACAACAACGGCTGCAACGGAGGCCTCATGGATTATGCGTTTGCTTACATTATCAAAAACAATGGACTCCACAAGGAGGAGGACTACCCCTACATCATGGAAGAGGGCACTTGTGGCATGACCaaggtacatatatatgag GATGAGGCTGAGGTAGTGACCATCACTGGGTATGGCGATGTCCCGGCAAACAATGAGCAGAGCCTCCTCAAGGCACTGGCCAATCAGCCCCTCAGTGTGGCTATTGAAGCCTCAGGCAGAGATTTCCAGTTTTACAGTGGG GGAGTGTTTGATGGGCACTGTGGAAACGAGCTGGATCACGGGGTAGCTGCCGTCGGATACGGATCGACCAAAGGCATGGACTATATCATAGTGAAGAACTCGTGGGGATCCAAGTGGGGAGAGAAAGGGTACATCCGAATGAAGAGGAACACCGGAAAGCCCGAAGGTCTCTGCGGGATCAACAAGATGGCTTCTTATCCCACCAAAGCCAAATGA
- the LOC116192099 gene encoding probable inorganic phosphate transporter 1-8 isoform X2 — translation MLMSLSSLGCGFSVCRSRVCVLGSLGFFRFLLGLGIGGDYPLSATIMSEFANKMTRGAFIAAVFSMQGFGILASSVVTMIVCKAFDRASGADAADPTPQSADIAWRVILMLGAIPAALTCYWRMMMPETARYTALVEQNVLQAAKDMEKVLDVSLSQIAEDHPIPPLAPPSYPLLSRQFFRRHGQDLLSCAITWFLLDIVFYSSNLFQSKIYKRFIPDKFKVNAFEAALEVAKLQAIVAAYSTIPGYWAAVFFIDRVGRVKIQMMGFLFMAAVYFAIGIPYYSHWDHHTDRGFMFLYGLTFFFANLGPNTTTFIVPAELFPARFRSTCHGLSGAAGKLGAMVGSVGFLWASHKKKEEGYPKAIGMMVSLVILGGVCIVGAVITYLFTPETKGRSLEENENDDEEATEMSLLRCSRSHNSTTRPGSNHCSEVAAASSA, via the exons ATGCTCATGTCGCTGAGCTCGCTTGGATGCGGGTTCTCAGTCTGCAGGTCACGTGTCTGCGTCCTCGGCAGCCTCGGGTTCTTCCGATTCCTGCTCGGCCTCGGGATCGGCGGGGACTACCCGCTCTCAGCCACAATCATGTCGGAGTTTGCGAACAAGATGACACGCGGCGCCTTCATAGCGGCCGTGTTCTCAATGCAAGGTTTCGGGATCCTGGCGAGCTCGGTCGTGACAATGATAGTGTGCAAAGCTTTTGATAGGGCGTCGGGTGCGGATGCCGCAGACCCGACTCCGCAGTCGGCGGACATCGCTTGGCGGGTCATATTGATGCTGGGGGCGATTCCGGCGGCCCTCACGTGCTACTGGCGCATGATGATGCCGGAGACTGCAAG GTACACCGCTCTAGTGGAACAGAACGTGCTCCAAGCTGCTAAGGACATGGAGAAGGTGCTAGATGTGTCGCTAAGTCAGATCGCGGAGGATCATCCAATCCCGCCCCTAGCGCCACCTTCGTACCCCCTCCTGTCGAGACAGTTCTTCCGCCGCCACGGGCAGGACCTGCTATCCTGCGCCATCACGTGGTTCCTGCTTGATATCGTCTTCTACAGCAGCAACCTCTTCCAGTCGAAAATCTACAAGCGCTTCATCCCCGATAAATTCAAGGTCAATGCCTTCGAGGCTGCCTTAGAGGTCGCCAAGCTCCAGGCCATTGTAGCTGCGTACTCAACCATCCCGG GCTACTGGGCTGCTGTCTTCTTCATTGATCGGGTGGGTCGGGTGAAGATCCAAATGATGGGGTTCTTGTTCATGGCGGCCGTCTACTTTGCCATCGGCATCCCATACTACAGCCACTGGGACCACCACACTGATCGTGGCTTCATGTTCTTGTATGGGCTCACCTTCTTCTTTGCCAACTTGGGCCCCAACACAACCACTTTCATTGTCCCTGCTGAGCTCTTCCCTGCCCGGTTCCGCTCCACCTGCCACGGCCTCTCTGGAGCTGCCGGCAAGCTAGGCGCCATGGTTGGGTCGGTAGGGTTCCTCTGGGCTTCTCACAAAAAGAAGGAGGAAGGCTACCCCAAGGCAATTGGCATGATGGTCTCGTTGGTGATCCTAGGCGGGGTCTGCATAGTGGGGGCAGTGATCACTTACTTGTTCACCCCGGAGACAAAAGGCCGGTCACTCGAGGAAAACGAGAACGATGATGAAGAGGCAACTGAAATGAGTCTACTAAGGTGCTCCAGAAGTCATAACAGTACTACTCGGCCAGGCTCTAACCATTGTAGTGAAGTCGCTGCAGCTAGCAGTGCCTAA
- the LOC116209053 gene encoding protein MULTIPLE CHLOROPLAST DIVISION SITE 1, with protein sequence MTSPRFPVLCHREIPSISSSWPPSIWTLDCHSITPIPQASRAFPGRLAELRAGFGMKLSWGRWSSYRGKLRKNFFVKVSASGDPVTSETDSVPNEAVGAGKGDPFNHFRGVISSLPPVVFVMKRNPGANFVIGFCIATAIFFIVGRVYAARNAMYDRPGSVADLVRRGQLRSDRRGISTPLKYEDPFNNPLVKVGKKNSTVEMCGKVYRLAPVTLTKEEETIHKRRRSRAYQWKRPTMFLKEGDTIPPDVDPDTVRWIPANHPFATTASDIDEDLAQTNVYQKHGVPFRIQAEHEALQRKLEALQREERLDKLVIDRGNAKDFERQFKFQAKSQDVEQGPPFKPSKSDFSPSPAESNSSSEEIQKS encoded by the exons ATGACATCGCCGAGGTTCCCAGTTCTCTGTCACCGGGAGATTCCCAGCATCTCGTCGTCGTGGCCGCCATCAATCTGGACCCTCGATTGCCATTCCATTACCCCTATTCCGCAG GCCTCGCGTGCGTTCCCTGGGAGGCTAGCTGAGCTCAGAGCGGGATTCGGGATGAAATTGAGCTGGGGGAGGTGGAGCAGCTATCGGGGCAAGCTGAGGAAGAACTTCTTCGTGAAGGTAAGTGCCAGTGGCGATCCTGTGACTAGTGAGACCGATTCCGTCCCAAATGAGGCCGTTGGGGCCGGGAAAGGAGACCCTTTCAACCATTTCCGAGGAGTTATCAGCTCTCTGCCTCCGGTCGTTTTCGTG ATGAAGAGGAATCCTGGTGCCAATTTTGTGATTGGGTTTTGTATTGCAACTGCAATTTTCTTCATTGTTGGAAGGGTCTATGCTGCAAGAAACGCAATGTATGATCGTCCCGGCTCTGTAGCTGATCTCGTCAGGCGTGGCCAGCTGAGATCTGATAGAAGAGGCAT CTCTACACCACTCAAATATGAGGATCCATTCAATAACCCACTAGTCAAGGTCGGTAAGAAAAATTCGACCGTGGAGATGTGCGGGAAAGTTTATCGTCTGGCTCCAGTTACTCTAACCAAAGAGGAGGAAACCATCCACAAACGAAGAAGGTCGCGGGCTTATCAGTGGAAAAGGCCCACAATGTTTCTTAAAGAAGGCGATACGATACCTCCTGACGTGGACCCTGATACTGTCCGGTGGATTCCTGCTAATCACCCCTTTGCTACCACAGCCAGTGACATTGATGAAGACCTTGCTCAGACCAATGTCTATCAAAAACATGGGGTTCCATTCCGTATCCAAGCTGAACACGAGGCGCTGCAGAGAAAGCTGGAAGCATTGCAAAGA GAGGAAAGACTTGATAAGTTGGTCATTGATCGTGGCAACGCTAAAGATTTTGAGAGACAATTTAAGTTTCAAGCAAAGTCGCAAGATGTGGAACAGGGCCCTCCTTTTAAGCCTTCTAAATCGGATTTCTCCCCGAGCCCTGCGGAAAGCAACTCATCATCCGAGGAAATCCAGAAATCATAA
- the LOC116211653 gene encoding increased DNA methylation 3-like — translation MSAQAPAGYIDVMPAVYLTGTVKEGNIGPSVGLLDIGVSDNAYIFRIALPGILKDPNGLKCEVNHSGRVQIQVDMAGVAAMKDCPPDNFKFITPQLSSPGPFVVSFNLPGPVDARLFTPIARRDGVLEVVIMKSKKPGTPGGTPSEAPAQAV, via the exons ATGTCTGCACAAGCACCTGCTGGCTATATTGACGTGATGCCTGCTGTCTATCTTACTGGAACAGTAAAGGAAGGGAATATTGGTCCATCTGTCGGTCTTCTTGATATAGGAGTGAGCGacaatgcatatatattcCGGATAGCACTGCCCGGTATTCTGAAGGATCCAA ATGGGCTAAAATGTGAGGTTAATCATAGTGGGAGGGTCCAGATACAAGTGGATATGGCGGGCGTAGCGGCTATGAAAGACTGCCCTCCAGACAATTTCAAGTTCATAACCCCTCAGCTCAGCTCGCCTGGACCATTCGTAGTTTCCTTTAACCTCCCCGGGCCTGTAGATGCCCGGCTTTTCACACCTATCGCCCGTCGAGACGGCGTCCTCGAAGTAGTGATCATGAAATCAAAAAAACCTGGCACTCCAGGGGGCACACCATCTGAGGCTCCTGCGCAGGCTGTGTGA
- the LOC116192465 gene encoding cysteine protease XCP2 isoform X2, giving the protein MASFRSSWSTALLFLLSLVTVSVLAVSAVDRDFSIVGYAPEDLKSIDRLIELFESWMAKHGKSYESFEEKLHRFEVFKENLKHIDETNKKITNYWLSLNEFADLTHEEFKKMYLGLKKVDLSERRQSSEEEFTYRGFVDLPKSVDWRKKGAVTPVKNQGSCGSCWAFSTVAAVEGINQIVTGNLTSLSEQELIDCDTTYNNGCNGGLMDYAFAYIIKNNGLHKEEDYPYIMEEGTCGMTKDEAEVVTITGYGDVPANNEQSLLKALANQPLSVAIEASGRDFQFYSGGVFDGHCGNELDHGVAAVGYGSTKGMDYIIVKNSWGSKWGEKGYIRMKRNTGKPEGLCGINKMASYPTKAK; this is encoded by the exons ATGGCTTCCTTTCGGTCGTCGTGGTCCACCGCATTGCTTTTCCTCCTGTCCCTGGTCACGGTGTCCGTCCTCGCAGTCTCGGCAGTGGACCGTGACTTCTCCATTGTAGGCTACGCCCCCGAGGACTTGAAGTCGATAGACAGGCTGATCGAGCTGTTCGAGTCGTGGATGGCCAAGCACGGGAAGAGCTACGAGAGCTTTGAGGAGAAGCTGCACCGGTTCGAGGTGTTCAAGGAGAACCTGAAGCACATCGATGAGACCAACAAGAAGATCACCAACTACTGGCTCAGCCTCAATGAGTTTGCCGACCTGACCCACGAGGAGTTCAAGAAGATGTACTTGGGGCTGAAAAAGGTCGACTTGTCTGAGAGGAGGCAGTCCTCCGAGGAAGAGTTCACTTACAGGGGCTTCGTGGACTTGCCCAAGTCCGTCGACTGGAGGAAGAAGGGAGCCGTTACTCCCGTCAAGAACCAGGGCTCTTGCG GGAGTTGCTGGGCATTTTCGACGGTGGCAGCGGTTGAGGGCATAAACCAGATAGTCACCGGGAACCTGACCTCGCTGTCTGAGCAAGAGCTGATCGACTGTGACACAACGTACAACAACGGCTGCAACGGAGGCCTCATGGATTATGCGTTTGCTTACATTATCAAAAACAATGGACTCCACAAGGAGGAGGACTACCCCTACATCATGGAAGAGGGCACTTGTGGCATGACCaag GATGAGGCTGAGGTAGTGACCATCACTGGGTATGGCGATGTCCCGGCAAACAATGAGCAGAGCCTCCTCAAGGCACTGGCCAATCAGCCCCTCAGTGTGGCTATTGAAGCCTCAGGCAGAGATTTCCAGTTTTACAGTGGG GGAGTGTTTGATGGGCACTGTGGAAACGAGCTGGATCACGGGGTAGCTGCCGTCGGATACGGATCGACCAAAGGCATGGACTATATCATAGTGAAGAACTCGTGGGGATCCAAGTGGGGAGAGAAAGGGTACATCCGAATGAAGAGGAACACCGGAAAGCCCGAAGGTCTCTGCGGGATCAACAAGATGGCTTCTTATCCCACCAAAGCCAAATGA